TCAAATTAAACTTGGCATTAAGCAACTTCTTTTCATCATAACCTAGTTCTAATTCTAGCGGATTCTAGGCTAATTAACAGCTTGCATGGAATATTGTTACGATAACTAGTTTATTTTACGACTAAAATGAATGGTTTTGTGAACAAAAATATCACAACTTCAGTGTCATACTTTTCAGTCTACGGGGATCAAGTCATCCCTATTTGACTCACCCATTAAAGTGAGTTATCAGAAGAGATGAAAATGTATGAATGCCGAAGTCCATTCCATTGTTTCCTCTCCTTTGCCAATAAAATTCTTTGAAGGTCAAAAAAAATGAGAAAAATGCAATTCTCACTGCAGTGGAAATTCCTCATGAGCATAGCCTTGATCATTTTTCCGATCCTAGGCATTATCTTCCTCTGGATAAGTGTGCAGCATGAACAGCAGTCTCTGGATCAAATAAGGACCCAGGCCAGAGCCCTGGCAAGACAGATAGTGTTGACCAGACAGTGGATCTCCGATTGCGGGGGGGTTATGGTCCTGCGGCGGAGCAGGGGGGCTCAAAACACTGTTTGTTATTATGACGACAGGCTGGAAACTTCCAGAGGAACTTACCAGAGATTCACACCTGCAATGGTGACCAAGAAGCTTTCTCAATATTCCCAACGGCAGGATATGTACCAATTCCACCTTGCAAGCCTTAATCCACTCAATCCGGACAATCGTCCTGACGACTTTGAAAAAAGAGCTCTCGAGATGTTTCAACGTGAAGGCTTGACCGAGGTGTCAGCCTTTAAAGGCCAGGGTCAAGAACAACGGTTTTTTTACATGGTTCCGTTGCGTATGGATGACACCTGTCTCGAATGTCACCAGCAACAGGGCTTTACTAGAGGTGCTGTCGGGGGAGGCTTGAGCGTGATCTTGCCAATCGGAAAAATGAGAGCGGCCGTTGGCAGGGACCAACTGAAGCTCGCTGTCGCCGGCGTCGGTCTCAGCATATTGACTATCTTCACTCTATTTGTCCTGCTCCGGCGCATGGTAATCAGGCCCTTGCAAGAGCTTGAAGGAGTGACGGCCGAGATAAGTGCTGGAAACTTGGCGGCCCGGGTGAATATCTCAACGGGAGATGAATTCGAAAAGCTTGGCCAGGCTTTCAATTCAATGGCGAGGAGCCTTGCCGACAGCCGTGAATCGCTGGAAGAAAAGATCAGACAGGCCACCCGTGAACTTTCCGAAGCAAACAGTGAACTTCAAAGTCTGGACAAACTAAAATCAGACTTTCTGGCAAACATGTCTCATGAACTTCGTTCTCCTCTGACTGTGATTCGCGGTGGCGTGGACTATCTCAACCGCACTATTCAGGGCGTGGAAAACAGACGCTACCTAGCTGTCATTGACAAGAATCTGGCCCGCCTGATTCACCTAGTTTCTGATCTATTCGATTTCACCCGCATTGAGGCAGACAAGGCAGACTGGTGTTTCGAGAAAGAGAATGTCTCCTCCTTGGTGCAAGAGGTTGTAGAGATAATAGGTCCGTTGGCCAAGGAAAAAGATATAGCCATCACTTACAAATATCCCACTGCAATTTATGCATATATCGATCTCGAACGAATAGAGCAGGTGCTGGTTAATCTGATTGAAAACGCCATCAAATTTTCTGAACAAGGCACAACTATCAATATCGTTGTCAAGGAGCACGAAGACGAGGTGCAGCTCGCTGTAAGCGATCAGGGTGTGGGCATTTCCGAAGAAAATCTTGAAGTGATTTTCGAGAAGTTCCACACCCTGCCTTCATCAGGGAGCAGAGGAAGGCACGAAGGAACCGGCCTCGGCCTGGCTATTTGCAAAGGAATCATCGAGGCTCATGGAGGAGAGATCTGGGCAAAAAGCGTGGCAGGCGAGGGAAGTGTCTTTTATTTTACCCTACCAACAAAGAAACAGAATGACTGAGCTCGGATAAATTACTAATAAAACTGAGACAATATTAGCCCTGAGACACTTCAGTGGATTCTGGCCATGTGAGCCCGAAAGATTGCCGCCTTCTCATGACCTTTCCCTGTTATTCCTACTTTGTTTGCCCAACCACTGGGAAAAAGTTGGAAAAGGGGCTGGTATAGCACCCGCAAGGCAAGGTACGAGGTCGCTGCCTGCCAGAATATCATTCTGGGATATGATGTCAGGAAAGGTTGAATTCCTTGCGAAGTCTGGCGGAGAGCTCCCTGATGACTGCGAAGGCCTTCTCCACCGTCTTTTCACCGTCAGGATTCACCAGGCAGCACGTTGCCGGCGAGAGCATACTGCGGCTGAAAAGAAAATCTCGATCGATGCCCTTGCCCTCCAGGGAGGACCAGATATCTGTCATTCGCCTGTCCAGAGAGTCGAGATCTTCGCTGGCAAAGGGTTCGAAATTGGTTGGTACGATGCCCCAGACCAGCCTGCCGCCTCTGTCCAGGAATCTGCGAATGGATGGGGCATACTGGGCGAACACTTCTCCGTTGCTGTAGACGTCTAAAGAGAGTACGTCCATGTCCAGACCCAGGAGAAAATCCCAGTCAGGATTGCCGCAGAGGTGAATGCCGCGGGGTCTGTCGATCATGGCAAAAAACATCTCCATGTCTTCTCGGGCCTTCATGTCACTGTAGCCAGACAGAGCGCTGAAGAGAAACTGTAGGCCTGGTTCGTCTACGAACATAAATGCATTGGCATTGAGCTTCTTCAGCCGCTGCAGCTGGACATTGACCCGGCGGGCCATGAATTCCATGAGAAACGGCCTCACTGTATCGTCGAAGAGAATCGGCCGGTCGTTCTGGTCCAGAACGTTAAAGCCGAAACTGATCGGTCCTTCAATCTGCCCACGAATAGCTGGTCTTGCTGAAAAATCCAGCTCCAGGAAGCGGTGGTAGACCACCGAATATTGCTCACTGATATCAAAGTAGGCGGGATTATCGAAGTGGGCCATGGTCTCCTCGAATTCGGCCACAAACTTATCCATGGAGAATCGCAGAGTGCGATTGTCCAGATCCAGGAGGATTCCTGGGAAATGTTCTGATGCCTGGACGTACATGTCCTCATAATAGCTCACATGCGGCAGCTGCGGCCAGTAAGGTACATCCAGCGACAGGGCCATTTCCAGGGCCCGGTCCACATCCTTATGCGGCATGACTGCCATGGCAGTGGTCAGCAGGTTTCCCGGTATTGGCATGAGTAGTTCCTCAGAGCAGCTCTAATTCTTCAAGGTTGATTGGTCGGTTTTGCAACTGGATATGGCTGGCTGCACCATCTCAATAGCGCTTTGTGTCTCTCATTCTTGACAATTTCCCCTCCAATTCGGCCAGGCGGCTTAGCAACTCTTTTTCCTTTTGCCAGCGTGCCGTTACATCGCGGATCAGAGCGGCAGTGCCTATGGGTTTCCCAGCCTCGTCGGCAAGCAGGGCTATGGTGAATTCTATGGAAATACGGCTGCCATCACTTCTGACGGCAGGTACTGCCAGTAAATCTTTCCCGTATGTACTCTGGCCTGAAGCCATGGCCTGGCGGTAGCCTTGCCAGTGCCTTTGCCTCAATTTTTCGGGAATAATGAGATCCAGGCTGTTTCCCAGTGCCTTTTTTGCTGAATAGCCAAAAATCGATTCGGCGGCAGAGTTCCACAGCTCAATTATTCCTGTCTTATCAGCAAATATGATGGCATCTGCGGCCTCAACCACGATTTGCTGGTACAGGCGTGCTGGCGTCAGCGTCAACATAAAACAAATTCCTCCTGAAACTCAACAGGCAGAGAGGCGTTTTAACTTTTCAGGCGGGAGCTTCGGCAGCCTGTTCAGGAGCATAGCGGTTCAAAATGGCAAAGAGTACCAGTGAGAGCAGGGCCAGGCCAAAGAAGACGGCAAACCCCAGAGCATAACCTCTAGTGCCAGACATCTTGACAAAAAGTCCCATGACAGGCGGTATGACAAAGCCACCAAAGGCCCCCAGGCCGCCAACAATACCCGCAGCGCCGCCAACTGTCTCGGGTGTATACTTGGGTACCAACTTGAACACTGCTGCATTGGCAAAGCCCATGCCCAGGGCTAGCAGAAGCTCCCCTGCTATGGCAACCGCCATGGATTCTCCTGCTGACATCATAATCAGGCCACCCAGGGCCACCACCATAAAAGAAAGAAATACGGTCTTCTCGCCGCCAAGCCGATCTGCCGTCAATCCTCCAAACACCCTGAGAATTGAGGCGGACAGGGAATAGAGTGCGGTAAGGAGTCCTGCCATTACCAGACTGGTCCCAAAATATTCCCGCCAGTAAGTCGGAAACCAGACAGTTAGAGCAATGAAACCACCAAAGGTGACAAAATAGAAGACTGTCAGAATCCAGGTCCGCCAGTTGGAGCCGGCCTTCTTGAGAGACTCCATTATGTTGCCCGAAGGGATCAGCTCTTCACCACAGGCAATTAACAGGGCATCTTCGTCGATTTCAATGCCCATTTCCTTATATTGAAAGTAGGGTGCATCCTTCATGTACAGGAAGAAGACGATCAGCAGGGCGATGAGCATGCCGAGCCACAGCACGTAGGAAAATGCGAAGCCCAGAGAGACTACCAGGAAAGGCAGGGCCACGGCGAACATTCCCGGAGCCATGTTGCCCAGACCTGCATAAACGGCCAGGGCTGTACCCTGCTTTTTCTGAGGATACCAGTAGGACACGGTGGGTATGCCGACAGAAAATACTGCAATGCCGCAGCCGCACAGGATGCCGGCGAGCAGAAACAACGGATAGTGAGCAGGACGGGGTGGGGTAAGGATAGTAAACAACAAAGTGATGGCGCCAATGCCGGCAACGGCGAGTCCAAGAAGGACCAGAATAGGCTTTTTGCCACCCAGACGGTCTACCATGGCTCCGAAGGGGATGCGCAGCAAGGAACCGGTCAGGGCTGGGCTGGCAGCAAGAAGTCCCATGAGCATGGGATTCAAAGCCATGGCCTGTTTAAGCTTGGTAACAATGGGACCAAAAGCTGACACTCCAGCAAAGCCGGCAAAAAACGCCAGGGTGGTCCAGGTCAGGGCGGCCCCCCTGCTCGATTGTGCATAACAGACAGCCTCATCATTATTCATGAGCTTTCGGCTCCTTTCAATCATTTGTCTAACTTTACAGCCTGACTACATAAATATACTATCCGAGATATTGCCATCTCTTCTATCGTCTATGAATGTAGATGCCTCCGCCTGTAGAGAATTTGTCTGCGGAAGGCATAGCTGACTGGTGCACTCCAGATGTGAATCAAGCGACTAAAGGGTGAGAAAGCGAGCAAAACAAAGGCGCTCAGGATATGAATCTTGTAGCTCACGGGCACCGGCAGCATCAGGGCCGGCTCTGGTCTGAATGTCAAAATCCCTCTTATCCATGGAGCAATGCTGTCGAGAACATAGAAGTGACCGAAGATCACGTTGAAAAGACCCATGCCAGTGACAAAAACAAGCAGGGCCAAGGTGCACCAATCATTGACACTGCTGGTTACTTTGATTCGTTGGTTTGTTCGCCGGCGCCAGGTGAGCATGAGGCTGCCGCCAAAGGCGGCAGCGCCTACCAGCAGGCCGCTGTAGTAGGCAATCGTGGTATGCGTTTGGCCATCTAACCCAATGGCATCGTAAAGGCTCTGGGGGACGAGCAGTCCTCCAGTGTGGCCTGCCAGCGTCAACAAGATTCCCCAGTGAAAAATGGTAATGCCGTATTTGAGCCCTTTCTTGTCGAGAAGTTCACTGGAGTGCGCATTCCAGGCAAAGGGATCGGTCAGATAGCGATAGAGATGACCTACCACAAAGACGGTAAGCGCCAGATAGGGAAATACCAGAAAGGCCAGGGTGTTGGTCAGATTCATCTTTCTATTCCCCTTTGTCTTCCAGGTCAGCAAAAATTGCCGCGACAATGCGGAGAAGCCCCGCATAAGGGCTTGCCAGTTGTCGCAGGCAGGAGCCTATTTCTTTCAGCTGCAGATGGTATGCTTCTGGCTGCCAATGATACTGGTCTTCCGGACAGATTGAGAGAAACTCCAGTATGATAGGCAAGTAGTCGGCTAGTTCACCACTAGACTTCTCGTAGCCGCTTCTCTCATAAAGCTCAAGAAATTCAATGAGGGCCCGCCCTCGTTCTCTGTCGTCGCCCCACTTGTGGTAGGTGAGGTTGAGGCAGGTGGCAGGGTTCAGGTCAAAGGTGGCAGTGTATTCCTCCTGCAAGCGAAGAAGGGCAGTATTACTTACATACACCAGGAAGCGAAGGCATTCTTCGCGTACAGCCGAATCTGCTATTTCCCCCACCGCTTTTTCCAGTTCTGGCAGTCCGCAGAGCAATTGATCATCCGGGTAGGAAAGCAGAATAGAGAGAATCTTTAGAAGAAGGCGCCTTTCTGTAGTCATTTGTGCCATCCAGCTCTGAGGTTGCTATACATCCACAAATCCCAAACTCCCTTGAGCCTGGTAAAGATCTTCCTTTGCTTCACGCTTTACAGTGGGAAGCACAAAACGATCTCCATATTTTGCCAGGGCTAGCAGCTGGTACATTTCCCTGGCCATCTCTTCTGTCATGCCGACTTTTTCCAGGGCAGCCAGGTTCGTTTCCTCCTCGAGCCGCTGAGAGCGCATGTAGGTGCGCAGGGCCATGAGCTTCTGCAGAGCCAGTCGCACAGGCGCCTCGTCTCCGGCGGTCAAGAGGTTGGCCAGGTATGTGAGGGGAATTCGCATATTGTCGGCATCATTTCTGTCCTCACCCTCACTCTCGAGGAATTGTATGAGGGGACTCAGTGGGGGCACGTACCAGACCATGGGCAGGGTGCGAAATTCCGGGTGGAGGGGAAAGGCCAGCCCCCACTCCACCGCCAGTTTATAAACGGGAGAAGACGCAGCAGCATTCAGATAACTTTCGGGAATTCCCTGGGAGATGGCAGCGGATCTCACTTCGCTGTCAGCTGGGTCGAGAAACATGGAAGTCTGGTTGGCATAGAGCTGCTGTTCGTCCCGGGTGGCGGCAACCTCTGGCACTCTGTCCGCATCATAAAGAATGACTCCCACATAGCGGATCCGTCCCACACAGGTCTCGGCACAAAGGCTTGTCATGCCTGCTTCAATTCTCGGATAGCAAAAGATGCATTTCTCGGACCTTCCTGTATGCCAATTGAAGTAGACTTTCTTGTAGGGACAGCCGGATACGCAATAGCGCCAGCCGCGGCAGCGCTCCTGGTCTACCAGGACTATGCCATCTTCTTCTCGCTTGTAAAGCGCTCCTGATGGACACGAAGCCACACAGGCCGGATTCAGACAGTGTTCGCAGAGACGAGGCAGGTGAAGCATGAATACCTTTGCAAATTGGAGATAGATCTGGCGTTCCAGGTTCTTGAAGTTGGGATCTCCGTCTCCTGTGGTTGAGACTCCGGCGAGATCGTCCTCCCAGTTAGGTCCCCAGGTCACCGGCATGGGCTTCCCGGTAATCTGCGATTTGGGTCTTGTGGCCGGCTGATGCTTCCTGGTTGGACTGGCAATCAGCTTGGCGTAATTGTACGTCCAGGGTTCATAGTAGTCATCTATGGCAGGCAGGTCTGCATTATGGAAGATTTTGAGCAGCCTGGAGGTACGGCTTCCTGCCCGCAGCGATAGACTGCTGCCTTTGAGATGCCAGCCTCCTTTATGGATATCCTGGTTTTCCCATTTTTTCGGATAGCCTATTCCAGGCTTGGTCTCCACGTTATTGAACCAGATGTATTCAGCACCGCGCCGGTTAGTCCAGACGTTCTTGCAGGGAATGCTGCAGGTGTGGCAGCCCAGACACTTGTCCAGGTTCAAGACCATGCTGATCTGTGCTTTAATATTCATACCAGTTTACCTCCTGCGCCTTGCGGACGACTATGACCTCGTCGCGCTGGGCGCCGGTGGGTCCGTAATAATTGAAACCATAGCTCAATTGCGCATAACCGCCGATCATCTGCGTCGGTTTGACCATAATGCGGGTGACGCTGTTATGGGTGCCTCCTCTCTTGCCGGAGAGTTTGGAGCCCGGAGTATTGATCATCCTCTCCTGGGCGTGGTACATGAAGGCTTTGCCTCGAGGAATGCGATGGCTCACCACCGCCTTGGCCATGATGACACCGTTCACATTGAAGCACTCGAGCCAGTCGTTGTCCTTGACCCCTATGGCAGCGGCATCCTCGTCATTTATCCAGATGGCCTCCCCACCGCGAAACAGTGTGAGCATAATGAGAGTGTCCGAGTAGGTGCTGTGTATAGACCATTTGGAATGCGGCGTCAGATAGTTGAGGATGATTTCTTTCGACTCCCGCCGTTTAACAGCAGTGGAGCCAAGCGCCTGCATGTCCAGAGGCGGCCGGAACAGAGGCAGGCCTTCCCCGAATGCCAGCATCCACTCGTGATCCTGATAGAATTGAGCTCTGCCGGTCAGAGTCCTGAAAGGAATCTTTTCCTCGATATTGATGACAAAGGGAGAATACATACGGTTCTCGGACTCGATGCCACTCCATATGGGGCTGGTAATGATCTTCCGGGGTTGACCGTCCAGGTCAGCAAAGGAGAAGCTTTCCCCCTGGCGGTCCAGGCTCAGATGGGCAAGCTCCAGGCCGGTCTTTTTTTCCAGGCCTGCCCAGGCCTTTACCGCGGTCTTGCCGTGGGTCTCCGGCGCCAGCGCCAGAATTGCTTCCGCAACCTGCCTGCCAGTTTTGAGTTCAACCATTCCCTCACTGATGCCCGGAGCAGCAACGATACCCTGCCTTTGTTTCAGCTCCTCATATTCTTCCGCCGCGTTCCAGGCCACACCCTTGGAGCCAATGCCAATTTTGGCAACCAGAGGTCCCAGGGCGGTCATCATTTTGTAGGTATTGGCAAAATCTCGCTGCACAACAGTCAGGCCCGGCATTGTCTTCCCCGGTACCGGCTCTGTTTCTCCCTTCTTCCAGTCTCTTACCGTGGGCTGAGCAATCTCGCCGGGTGAGTCGTGCAGCAATGGGGTTGCCACCAGATCTTTCCTGGTGCCCAGGTGGATGGCGGCGAGTTCAGAAAACTTCTCGGCGATCGCTTTGAACTGTTCCCAGTTGGTCCTGGTTTCCCAGGGCGGATCAATAGCTGGATTGAAGGGATGGATAAAGGAATGGAGGTCAGTGGTGCTGAGATCATGCATTTCATACCAGGAGGCCGCAGGCAGAGCCACATCAGCGTACATGGCACTGGTGGACATCCGCAGTTCGAGAGTAACAAGAAGATCAAGCTTACCTTCCGGGGCCGGCTCACGCCAGTTGATTTCCGTGGGCCTCTTGTTGCTGTCAGCATTGAACACGGCATGGTCTGTTCCCAACAGATGTTTCAGGAAGTACTCGTGTCCCTTGCCGCTGGCTCCCAACAGATTTGCTCGCCAGAGAAAGAGCAGCCGGGGAAAGTTCTCTGGACTGTCAGGATCTTCCAGGGCAAACTTCAGGGTCCCCTTCTTG
The sequence above is drawn from the Deltaproteobacteria bacterium genome and encodes:
- a CDS encoding DUF3365 domain-containing protein yields the protein MSIALIIFPILGIIFLWISVQHEQQSLDQIRTQARALARQIVLTRQWISDCGGVMVLRRSRGAQNTVCYYDDRLETSRGTYQRFTPAMVTKKLSQYSQRQDMYQFHLASLNPLNPDNRPDDFEKRALEMFQREGLTEVSAFKGQGQEQRFFYMVPLRMDDTCLECHQQQGFTRGAVGGGLSVILPIGKMRAAVGRDQLKLAVAGVGLSILTIFTLFVLLRRMVIRPLQELEGVTAEISAGNLAARVNISTGDEFEKLGQAFNSMARSLADSRESLEEKIRQATRELSEANSELQSLDKLKSDFLANMSHELRSPLTVIRGGVDYLNRTIQGVENRRYLAVIDKNLARLIHLVSDLFDFTRIEADKADWCFEKENVSSLVQEVVEIIGPLAKEKDIAITYKYPTAIYAYIDLERIEQVLVNLIENAIKFSEQGTTINIVVKEHEDEVQLAVSDQGVGISEENLEVIFEKFHTLPSSGSRGRHEGTGLGLAICKGIIEAHGGEIWAKSVAGEGSVFYFTLPTKKQND
- the narJ gene encoding nitrate reductase molybdenum cofactor assembly chaperone, which gives rise to MTTERRLLLKILSILLSYPDDQLLCGLPELEKAVGEIADSAVREECLRFLVYVSNTALLRLQEEYTATFDLNPATCLNLTYHKWGDDRERGRALIEFLELYERSGYEKSSGELADYLPIILEFLSICPEDQYHWQPEAYHLQLKEIGSCLRQLASPYAGLLRIVAAIFADLEDKGE
- a CDS encoding NarK/NasA family nitrate transporter, which produces MNNDEAVCYAQSSRGAALTWTTLAFFAGFAGVSAFGPIVTKLKQAMALNPMLMGLLAASPALTGSLLRIPFGAMVDRLGGKKPILVLLGLAVAGIGAITLLFTILTPPRPAHYPLFLLAGILCGCGIAVFSVGIPTVSYWYPQKKQGTALAVYAGLGNMAPGMFAVALPFLVVSLGFAFSYVLWLGMLIALLIVFFLYMKDAPYFQYKEMGIEIDEDALLIACGEELIPSGNIMESLKKAGSNWRTWILTVFYFVTFGGFIALTVWFPTYWREYFGTSLVMAGLLTALYSLSASILRVFGGLTADRLGGEKTVFLSFMVVALGGLIMMSAGESMAVAIAGELLLALGMGFANAAVFKLVPKYTPETVGGAAGIVGGLGAFGGFVIPPVMGLFVKMSGTRGYALGFAVFFGLALLSLVLFAILNRYAPEQAAEAPA
- a CDS encoding PAS domain S-box protein — translated: MLTLTPARLYQQIVVEAADAIIFADKTGIIELWNSAAESIFGYSAKKALGNSLDLIIPEKLRQRHWQGYRQAMASGQSTYGKDLLAVPAVRSDGSRISIEFTIALLADEAGKPIGTAALIRDVTARWQKEKELLSRLAELEGKLSRMRDTKRY
- the narI gene encoding respiratory nitrate reductase subunit gamma, yielding MNLTNTLAFLVFPYLALTVFVVGHLYRYLTDPFAWNAHSSELLDKKGLKYGITIFHWGILLTLAGHTGGLLVPQSLYDAIGLDGQTHTTIAYYSGLLVGAAAFGGSLMLTWRRRTNQRIKVTSSVNDWCTLALLVFVTGMGLFNVIFGHFYVLDSIAPWIRGILTFRPEPALMLPVPVSYKIHILSAFVLLAFSPFSRLIHIWSAPVSYAFRRQILYRRRHLHS
- the narH gene encoding nitrate reductase subunit beta yields the protein MNIKAQISMVLNLDKCLGCHTCSIPCKNVWTNRRGAEYIWFNNVETKPGIGYPKKWENQDIHKGGWHLKGSSLSLRAGSRTSRLLKIFHNADLPAIDDYYEPWTYNYAKLIASPTRKHQPATRPKSQITGKPMPVTWGPNWEDDLAGVSTTGDGDPNFKNLERQIYLQFAKVFMLHLPRLCEHCLNPACVASCPSGALYKREEDGIVLVDQERCRGWRYCVSGCPYKKVYFNWHTGRSEKCIFCYPRIEAGMTSLCAETCVGRIRYVGVILYDADRVPEVAATRDEQQLYANQTSMFLDPADSEVRSAAISQGIPESYLNAAASSPVYKLAVEWGLAFPLHPEFRTLPMVWYVPPLSPLIQFLESEGEDRNDADNMRIPLTYLANLLTAGDEAPVRLALQKLMALRTYMRSQRLEEETNLAALEKVGMTEEMAREMYQLLALAKYGDRFVLPTVKREAKEDLYQAQGSLGFVDV